A section of the Methanoregula formicica SMSP genome encodes:
- the pscS gene encoding O-phospho-L-seryl-tRNA:Cys-tRNA synthase, whose protein sequence is MRCGQGIEARQVDELFINIDPIQAGGRLTADAMKAVVAYGDGYSVCDNCRKPNRLDYIAKPPIAEFHKDVAKWLNMDAVRTVPGARRGFQAVAHTYVNKGDPVLLTSLSHYTEFLAVEESGGVAREIPANDQKLVTPDATAEKIEAVKREFGRAPVLAFIDHVDYQYGNMHDVAGIAKVCRQYDVPIVYNGAYTVGILPVDGKAMGVDFVVGSGHKSMAAPAPSGVLAATAEREKEVFRTTAIIGDVTNRKFGIKEPEMMGCTLMGVTLVGMMASFPHVKERTKHFDKELANHKIVMDALLSIEGTKCLSEFPRKHTMTRIDTIASFDKVAESHKKRGYYLQSALEEKGITGVIPGATKVWKFNTYGTTRKQAEHLGRAFVEIARENGLAVKG, encoded by the coding sequence ATGAGGTGCGGGCAGGGCATCGAGGCCCGGCAGGTGGACGAGCTCTTCATCAACATCGATCCGATCCAGGCCGGCGGCCGGCTCACGGCCGATGCGATGAAAGCGGTCGTGGCGTACGGCGACGGGTACTCGGTCTGCGACAACTGCCGGAAGCCCAACCGGCTCGACTACATTGCAAAGCCGCCGATCGCGGAGTTCCACAAGGACGTTGCAAAGTGGCTGAACATGGACGCGGTCCGCACCGTGCCCGGCGCCCGGCGCGGGTTCCAGGCCGTTGCCCACACGTACGTGAACAAGGGCGACCCGGTGCTCCTCACCTCCCTCTCGCATTACACGGAGTTCCTCGCGGTGGAAGAGTCGGGGGGAGTCGCCCGGGAGATCCCGGCAAACGACCAGAAGCTTGTCACGCCCGATGCAACTGCGGAGAAGATCGAGGCCGTGAAACGCGAGTTCGGCAGGGCGCCCGTCCTTGCCTTCATCGATCACGTGGACTACCAGTACGGCAACATGCACGACGTTGCCGGCATTGCGAAGGTCTGCCGCCAGTACGATGTCCCCATTGTCTACAACGGCGCCTACACGGTCGGCATCCTGCCGGTTGACGGGAAGGCGATGGGCGTTGATTTCGTGGTCGGCTCGGGCCACAAGAGCATGGCTGCCCCCGCCCCCTCGGGAGTCCTCGCGGCAACGGCAGAACGCGAGAAGGAGGTCTTCCGCACGACCGCCATCATCGGCGATGTGACGAACCGGAAGTTCGGGATCAAGGAGCCGGAGATGATGGGCTGTACGCTGATGGGCGTGACGCTCGTGGGCATGATGGCATCGTTCCCGCACGTGAAGGAGCGGACGAAACATTTCGACAAGGAGCTCGCGAACCACAAGATTGTCATGGACGCCCTCCTCTCGATCGAAGGAACAAAGTGTCTCTCGGAATTCCCGCGGAAGCACACGATGACCCGCATCGATACGATCGCGTCGTTCGACAAAGTCGCAGAGTCGCACAAGAAACGCGGGTACTATCTCCAGAGTGCGCTGGAGGAGAAAGGGATCACGGGCGTTATTCCCGGCGCAACGAAAGTCTGGAAGTTCAACACGTACGGGACGACACGGAAGCAGGCGGAACACCTGGGCCGGGCGTTCGTGGAAATTGCGAGAGAGAACGGGCTCGCTGTGAAGGGATAA
- a CDS encoding tetratricopeptide repeat protein: protein MKIVPILLILGIFLIACGCSFPGEDPSGQARVFAEKAVASLKDADRMVDEHPQNATAWCIRGMSYNSVLGQYDVAIESYNRGLALEPDNAICWLGKSITLRNMRQYDEADACFETACRLDPSFQQYRVNGRDTNANYFIMLRRGPAVP from the coding sequence ATGAAAATCGTTCCCATCCTGCTCATCCTGGGAATTTTCCTGATCGCGTGCGGATGCAGTTTTCCCGGGGAGGATCCATCCGGTCAGGCCCGGGTTTTTGCGGAAAAAGCCGTCGCCAGCCTGAAGGACGCGGACCGGATGGTGGATGAACACCCGCAGAACGCAACGGCCTGGTGCATCCGGGGAATGTCCTACAACAGTGTTCTCGGCCAGTACGATGTTGCGATCGAGAGTTACAACCGGGGTCTTGCCCTGGAGCCGGACAACGCGATCTGCTGGCTCGGGAAAAGTATCACCCTCCGGAACATGAGACAATATGACGAGGCCGACGCCTGTTTTGAGACCGCCTGCCGCTTGGATCCCTCATTCCAGCAGTACCGGGTGAATGGCCGGGACACCAATGCCAATTATTTCATCATGCTCCGAAGGGGGCCGGCTGTTCCATGA
- a CDS encoding type II toxin-antitoxin system HicB family antitoxin, producing the protein MSTFTAVLHKEDDTYVAECPEVGTVSQGKTIEEAVSNLKEATELYLEEFPLTKKKRAILTTFEVSSVATS; encoded by the coding sequence ATGTCAACATTTACCGCTGTGCTTCACAAGGAGGATGACACCTATGTGGCCGAATGCCCGGAAGTAGGGACGGTCAGCCAGGGAAAAACCATAGAAGAAGCGGTCAGCAACCTGAAAGAAGCAACCGAGTTATACCTTGAGGAATTTCCCCTGACAAAAAAGAAACGGGCAATTCTTACAACCTTTGAAGTGTCATCGGTTGCCACATCATAG
- a CDS encoding type II toxin-antitoxin system HicA family toxin, with protein MPHHRPVAGEEAIKILCNHFSFSVSGQSGSHVRLSKMTDEGKIGTVVPLHEELKPGTLRGVLRLARVGVEDFYQYV; from the coding sequence TTGCCACATCATAGACCGGTAGCCGGTGAAGAAGCAATAAAGATCCTCTGCAATCATTTTAGCTTTTCTGTATCCGGCCAGTCTGGCAGCCATGTGCGTCTTTCCAAAATGACCGATGAAGGAAAGATCGGGACCGTTGTCCCCCTGCATGAAGAATTAAAGCCGGGGACATTGCGGGGAGTGCTCAGGTTGGCCAGGGTCGGAGTCGAAGATTTTTACCAGTACGTCTGA
- a CDS encoding HepT-like ribonuclease domain-containing protein, translated as MLPHETKKYFFDIAEACDLIAQFTAGKTFADYQNDPLLRSAVERQFEIAGEALCQAIRRDANVAELISNSSRIISFRNRLIHGYSTISDNVVWGVVETNLPQLTREVKALLEK; from the coding sequence ATGCTGCCGCATGAGACGAAAAAATATTTTTTTGATATCGCAGAAGCCTGCGATCTGATTGCACAGTTTACTGCCGGAAAAACGTTCGCCGATTACCAGAATGATCCCTTACTTCGCTCCGCAGTCGAGCGCCAGTTTGAAATTGCCGGTGAAGCACTATGCCAGGCAATTCGGCGTGACGCAAACGTGGCCGAACTGATCAGCAATTCCTCGCGGATCATCTCTTTTCGCAACCGGCTGATTCACGGGTACTCGACAATTTCTGATAATGTCGTATGGGGTGTTGTTGAAACAAATCTTCCCCAGCTCACTCGCGAAGTGAAGGCCCTTCTTGAAAAGTGA
- a CDS encoding nucleotidyltransferase family protein, giving the protein MHRIIEQNLDEIIRICSHRRVRRLALFGSATDDRFDPERSDLDLLVEFEKMQPGDHAEQYFGLAEDLEHLLNRPVDLVEPGPIHNPYFRKSLEDTQVEIYAAA; this is encoded by the coding sequence ATGCACCGCATTATCGAGCAGAACCTTGACGAAATTATCCGGATTTGCTCGCATCGCAGAGTCCGGCGCTTGGCGCTTTTTGGTTCCGCGACAGATGACCGGTTCGATCCCGAAAGGAGCGATCTCGATCTGCTCGTTGAATTCGAGAAGATGCAGCCCGGGGATCATGCGGAACAATATTTTGGCTTGGCAGAGGATCTCGAACACCTGCTCAACCGCCCGGTTGATCTCGTGGAGCCAGGTCCGATCCATAACCCGTATTTCCGCAAATCTCTCGAAGATACGCAGGTCGAGATCTATGCTGCCGCATGA
- a CDS encoding nucleotidyltransferase family protein: MTSRDEILDLLKSIKSDLTSRYKVRSIGLFGSFARMEGRTDSDVDLLVDFCEGADLFDLIELSDYPEEKIGRHVDLATPRAHRPEIRDGIYRDVVYA; the protein is encoded by the coding sequence ATGACAAGCCGTGACGAAATTCTTGATCTGCTCAAATCAATAAAGAGCGATCTTACCTCACGGTATAAAGTCCGCAGCATTGGCCTTTTTGGTTCATTTGCCCGGATGGAAGGACGGACAGACAGCGACGTAGATCTCCTTGTCGATTTTTGTGAGGGCGCAGATCTTTTTGATCTTATCGAACTGTCGGACTATCCTGAAGAAAAGATCGGAAGGCATGTGGATCTTGCTACCCCGCGGGCACACCGGCCGGAGATACGTGACGGCATTTACCGGGATGTTGTGTACGCATGA
- a CDS encoding chymotrypsin family serine protease, whose translation MKKWIIFSALLCLLLLTGSVSAEQLSISGVIVDEKIYASQAPWYTENLIKSYGPVPSYDKDHNVASKGAMKDITGITERDILYKKLHNLYEATDDSVTKQYSYPEGPVLSYGYDALGTVTVGIYENTTVDEKTMDAIYSIVATEAKKQGIDNVPVIFCREPIAHLDLGRSDTWRPIIGGVQEATNIGAATTGFAATRGGQSGFITAGHIGDVGDAVYQPDLSSSIGSLTVSSLGATSDSAWIQYSSTSNQIFESSGSQPWVYGTMTPYVGLGVTMSGISSGVTTGTVVRETSIYNSFFDKIIQNQWLADYPSTSGDSGAPVYIKDSNQHIQLLGVQWGGGAGYSFFSPISNIINDLS comes from the coding sequence ATGAAAAAGTGGATTATTTTTTCAGCGCTTCTCTGCCTTCTTCTCCTGACCGGGAGCGTATCGGCAGAGCAGCTGAGCATATCCGGAGTAATCGTTGATGAGAAAATCTACGCCTCGCAGGCACCATGGTATACGGAAAACCTGATCAAATCGTATGGGCCTGTCCCATCGTATGATAAGGATCACAACGTTGCCTCTAAAGGTGCGATGAAAGATATCACCGGTATCACGGAGCGGGATATCCTGTATAAAAAACTGCATAATCTCTATGAAGCAACTGATGATTCCGTTACGAAACAATATTCCTACCCGGAGGGTCCGGTGCTGTCCTATGGTTACGATGCCCTGGGGACAGTTACCGTAGGGATCTATGAGAACACGACCGTGGATGAAAAAACAATGGATGCTATTTACTCCATTGTTGCCACGGAAGCAAAAAAGCAGGGAATCGATAACGTCCCGGTCATATTCTGCAGGGAACCCATAGCCCATCTTGATCTGGGGAGAAGCGATACCTGGAGACCAATTATCGGCGGGGTTCAGGAAGCAACCAATATCGGCGCGGCAACAACAGGTTTTGCGGCTACACGCGGGGGACAGAGTGGTTTTATTACCGCAGGACATATCGGGGACGTCGGAGATGCGGTTTACCAGCCCGATTTATCAAGTTCAATCGGTTCCCTGACCGTTTCATCGCTTGGCGCGACTTCAGACTCAGCTTGGATCCAGTACAGCAGCACATCAAACCAGATCTTTGAAAGTTCCGGCAGCCAGCCATGGGTGTATGGGACGATGACCCCGTACGTGGGTCTCGGAGTAACCATGTCCGGCATCTCAAGCGGGGTAACAACCGGAACAGTGGTACGGGAAACTTCGATATATAACAGTTTCTTTGACAAGATCATCCAAAATCAGTGGTTGGCAGATTACCCCTCAACAAGTGGTGACAGCGGTGCTCCGGTATACATTAAGGATTCGAACCAGCACATTCAGCTTCTCGGTGTTCAATGGGGTGGGGGAGCAGGGTATTCGTTCTTCTCGCCAATCTCAAATATTATAAACGATTTGAGTTAA
- a CDS encoding winged helix-turn-helix domain-containing protein: MEDPAEYTLDKSTIGSLSSETRVQILASLRARQKTNAELSKELDLKPPTIHHHLEQLKEAGLIESREDGHKWIYYRLTPFGQALFDPDKRMKVSIVLSTVLTFITGLVAICTFFVQPRLTVRLFPGLEDPYLPMFVVAVAAVIVQVGILGYVMRR; this comes from the coding sequence ATGGAGGACCCGGCTGAATATACCCTTGATAAATCCACCATCGGAAGCCTCTCCTCTGAAACACGGGTCCAGATCCTTGCATCGCTCCGTGCCCGGCAGAAAACAAACGCGGAACTGTCCAAGGAGCTTGACTTAAAACCCCCGACCATCCATCACCATCTCGAACAACTGAAAGAGGCCGGCCTTATTGAATCCCGGGAAGATGGCCACAAATGGATATATTACCGTCTCACACCGTTCGGGCAGGCCCTGTTCGATCCTGACAAGAGGATGAAGGTGTCCATCGTACTGTCAACGGTTCTTACGTTTATCACCGGTCTGGTTGCGATTTGTACGTTTTTTGTCCAGCCCCGGTTGACTGTCCGGCTATTCCCGGGACTTGAAGATCCGTATCTCCCGATGTTCGTGGTTGCAGTCGCGGCGGTGATAGTGCAGGTGGGAATTCTCGGGTATGTGATGCGGAGGTAG